The Acidobacteriota bacterium genome includes the window CGCGCCGCCCAGAAAAAACAACACCGTTAAACTGATGACAGTGATTCGTTTCATTTCGTCGCTCTGATGCCGTGGTACTTCACGTCCACATTGAATTTCCCAGCCCATTTTTTCGGCACGGGTTTGCCAACCGCCCAGTGAATTCCATTGATGACCAATCGCTGAACCGACTCGACCTGAAAATCTTCCGGGTGGCCAAGCGTTGTCATAAAGACCTTTGCCCCGATTTTATTCTTCCACGTCCAGGCAACGGGATTTTCGACAGCATCCTTCCTTTCGGGATCAACAGCGCGACCGATTAAGAGTTGTTTCGCGTCTGATGGCGGATACGGCAGAACATGATACAGCCACGAACGCACGTGAAATTTACCGTCCACTCCCATCAAGGTCGGATCGGTTTCTGCTCCTGGATTGATGCGAACATCGGTACTGGATCTGTGTCCATAATGGTAATGGCCATTTCCCCAACCCGGAGGTCCGCCAAGGTAATCCGGCGCAAAGGAATTCCAGACTTCCATCGGATGGCCTTTCGGGTAGTTGAACGCGTGCGTTGTTGTGCGAAACGCGACGACGGGTTTTCCGGAATTCAGGTATTTTCGGATGTATTCGATCTGTTCAAGCGGTAATCGCCTCCAACGCAAAAAGAAAACGGCCAAATCGGCTTTTGGCAAAATATCCAAGCCAGGAATGTTTTCTTCGGCATTTTCGTCCGGATAAGATTTCAATACGGTGGTTTGCATCCCGTAATTCTTTTCCAGCTCGGCGGCAATTATTGGAAAAGTTTCTTCCGAGCCATATTCGTGATCGCCGCTAACAAAAACAACGTGGGGACGTTTGGGAGCGGCAGCGGGCGAGAAACCGGCGATTGACATAACTGCCCCGGTAAACACAACAGCACAAACAAAAACCAGTTTTTTGCTCATTCTTTCAGACTCCTGATGAGATGTTGCCGCAGTTTATGGCAGCGCAATGAGAGCGTAAAGCACAGCAAACTGAAATTTTTGCTTGCCCGCTTGACGAATGCGCCTTCGGTCGGTAGTATCCCCGCTTCGTTTCGGAGCCGTAGACATCTTCAGTTCATTGATTCTCTGAAACTTCGATCTTGCGACCCGTTCGTCTAGCCCGGTCCAGGACATCGCCCTTTCACGGCGGTAACACGGGTTCAAATCCCGTACGGGTCGCCATCAAGACACAGCACTTGCCAGGTTTTACTTCCTGTCAGGTGCTTTTTATTTTCCAACGGAAAATTTCATCCCTCAGCATAAACCACGGCTGTTCATTGTGTGCGAAAAACGAGCATC containing:
- a CDS encoding ThuA domain-containing protein, which encodes MSKKLVFVCAVVFTGAVMSIAGFSPAAAPKRPHVVFVSGDHEYGSEETFPIIAAELEKNYGMQTTVLKSYPDENAEENIPGLDILPKADLAVFFLRWRRLPLEQIEYIRKYLNSGKPVVAFRTTTHAFNYPKGHPMEVWNSFAPDYLGGPPGWGNGHYHYGHRSSTDVRINPGAETDPTLMGVDGKFHVRSWLYHVLPYPPSDAKQLLIGRAVDPERKDAVENPVAWTWKNKIGAKVFMTTLGHPEDFQVESVQRLVINGIHWAVGKPVPKKWAGKFNVDVKYHGIRATK